A window from Megalobrama amblycephala isolate DHTTF-2021 linkage group LG9, ASM1881202v1, whole genome shotgun sequence encodes these proteins:
- the slc35a4 gene encoding probable UDP-sugar transporter protein SLC35A4, whose product MIAVDNVGSSEAEPPRRRWVLLLLLLVLIYGSHAPLISLTKVDGHVPFSPSSCVVLIEFTKLLVSFVSLLASGNLSALKVSVSVVTVAPYAIPAVLYAFNNNLVVFMQAYMDPSSFQVLSNLKIVSTALLYTSCLGKRLRRGQWFALGLLVAAGVCHSYSGLDWEPIGDKSTSRLHITSWGLLLVLVYCFISGLAAVYTERVLKTQRLPLSLQNLFLYVFGVAINLASHLSSSGDGRQGFLEGFSTLVWLIIAGQAANGLLMSVIMKHGTGITRLFVISSAMLVNGVLSWGLLGIQLTSYFLFPVVLIGWAVYLYYR is encoded by the coding sequence ATGATTGCGGTAGATAATGTCGGTTCTTCTGAAGCAGAACCTCCTCGCAGAAGGTGGGTCCttctcctgcttctcctggttCTTATTTACGGTTCCCACGCTCCCCTCATCTCGCTCACCAAAGTCGACGGTCACGTTCCCTTCAGCCCGTCATCATGTGTGGTTCTGATCGAGTTCACCAAGCTTCTGGTCTCATTCGTCTCCCTGTTGGCATCTGGGAATCTTTCCGCCCTCAAAGTGTCGGTGTCTGTAGTGACGGTGGCGCCGTACGCCATTCCTGCTGTTCTCTACGCTTTCAACAACAACCTGGTGGTGTTCATGCAAGCCTACATGGATCCCAGCTCCTTCCAAGTGCTCAGTAACCTGAAAATCGTGTCCACCGCACTCCTCTACACATCCTGCCTGGGAAAGCGTCTGCGGCGTGGGCAGTGGTTCGCTCTCGGGCTGCTCGTGGCCGCCGGCGTTTGTCACAGCTACTCCGGGTTGGATTGGGAACCAATTGGGGACAAATCCACCAGCAGGCTTCACATCACATCCTGGGGTTTGCTGTTGGTGCTTGTGTATTGTTTTATCTCAGGATTGGCTGCCGTCTACACCGAGCGGGTGCTGAAAACCCAACGTCTGCCTTTGAGTCTCCAGAATTTGTTTCTGTACGTCTTCGGTGTGGCGATCAATCTGGCGTCGCATCTCTCCAGCAGTGGTGACGGGCGGCAGGGCTTTTTGGAGGGATTCTCCACGCTTGTTTGGCTCATTATCGCGGGACAGGCCGCTAATGGGCTCCTCATGTCCGTCATCATGAAACATGGAACGGGAATCACGCGTCTCTTTGTCATATCTTCTGCTATGCTGGTAAATGGTGTGTTGTCTTGGGGGCTTCTGGGAATACAGCTCACGTcttacttcctgtttcctgttgTGCTGATTGGATGGGCAGTGTACCTGTATTACAGGTAG
- the hmgxb3 gene encoding HMG domain-containing protein 3: MEAIYGEMEVESCYTLLELPSPKKKRKSKSSMENSDKPKKPRSAYLLYYFDVHQSVQQEHPDLPQSEINKCISDSWKRLNVADRGYYLERARMEKDGVDPSSQPAAASSQDVPGFRKILPRANYVLLPKTSAGGERAEGECEMDALADGAVDGAPRASAQEPLVSPMTLGSEVELSEQCIAIEALSEDTAASQNSSVSDRLMSLGQDCHKAATLLMKREESQVSYGDVGIAIENGMEGGALMPQIKADATHLVAIIPNQGLENKVINTASPIMMFPVMSTVKPEPKPSFKLPIKYTRRGWGSCTTPGCVFSYVTRHKPPQCPDCGQHLGGKWVATAKRSSVKSTPSSGKQCDDSKPPDHPTDSNETSRDTEQTQDQTNASVITQKTSSDKAQDGGTAAARRGGRRKREQMNAVSPQQTLDGAIVNRSDGAQSAECTAVLALGGGQIQVITREKNSSIVQKRRIRAILPAPAQNNASGHSTVVQWITVPPDKVKTDASIIRAVKPSPSEHMTGLKPSTLKQLGHMITPSASDQKPITVSSNQYIITDNGVKILSMVPFKKSAGSSLALGLSTARGRGRCKNPACDYVYKNRHKPQNCPSCGCELANKPAKKSKLVPSAEDVSSSALLLDSSQPLSGAQKEQQRHSTVSLLRSCLQFPESESELQDVFSLIQELNSQEKDTEESNGWPSFYESAATHCSLCQYPLFKGDQSSVAGLEECWLLTDRLIRPVTLQVKVCTNLQCLAIHSFTDLHPGVFNVGNKLLVTLDLFFKMRHQIRVGDEPAHAALSLIKHSQTLSDGVLSSEQVSHVLDLFCSGYWAFECLTVRDYNDMICGVCGIAPKLEIAQRNTNNALLLKNVEFTWPDFQAPDEVHVDEFWLTMENEALEQAAFPSSIPLTRFDASIIAPFIPPLMRNTVAINTEKDKITSDTQHRGDPSVLVRLIHEGRLIPDQMDLHSEEELRDVLEKCGIPAAEDSAKDGLLESVSLLYSQTQNGLWTARQPQALMTAGKISKVCPHQVVCGSKYIVRRESARDHLDLLLSSRFWPPVYVADCAQKVALCTDVLYPELASQMWGNNQGCFSDPATTPQYVSCSELQDQPYSLDLTAAESNPHLHPLTKSTSRWIVRPDGPNTPHDAHHAMSLCKELEPYTGMVTEMCDQSECETSNNESVAVRRKALVFENAAYYYLYNRLLDFMSSRDIVNQQITEVLSACQPGEVVMIRDALYKLGVAQINSDQQEVEEEGAGGELEKHSDGIVFEEVMID, translated from the exons ATGGAGGCCATTTACGGAGAGATGGAGGTGGAGAGCTGCTACACGCTTCTGGAACTTCCTTCACCCAAGAAGAAACGCAAGAGCAAAAGCAGCATGGAGAACTCAGACAAACCCAAGAAGCCCAG GTCAGCGTATCTGCTGTACTACTTTGATGTGCATCAGAGCGTTCAGCAGGAGCATCCGGATCTGCCCCAGTCTGAGATCAACAAATGCATCAGCGACAGCTGGAAGAGGCTGAACGTAGCGGATCGAGGTTATTACCTGGAGAGAGCGCGCATGGAGAAAGACGGCGTCGACCCT AGCAGCCAACCAGCAGCTGCGTCCTCCCAGGACGTCCCAGGTTTCCGCAAGATCCTCCCAAGGGCGAATTACGTGCTCTTGCCCAAGACTTCTGCGGGAGGGGAGCGGGCCGAGGGTGAATGCGAGATGGATGCTCTCGCGGACGGGGCCGTGGATGGAGCCCCTCGGGCCTCCGCTCAGGAGCCTCTCGTGTCCCCCATGACTCTGGGCAGTGAGGTGGAGCTCTCGGAACAGTGCATCGCCATCGAGGCGCTTAGTGAGGACACGGCCGCGTCCCAGAATTCCAGTGTCAGTGACAGACTGATGAGTCTTGGACAGGACTGTCACAAAGCTGCTACTTTGCTTATGAAGAGGGAGGAGTCTCAAGTGTCTTATGGTGACGTTGGGATAGCGATAGAGAATGGAATGGAGGGCGGGGCTTTGATGCCTCAGATCAAGGCAGATGCCACCCATCTAGTTGCCATAATACCCAATCAG GGCCTCGAGAATAAAGTGATCAACACGGCCAGCCCAATAATGATGTTTCCGGTAATGAGCACTGTGAAACCAGAACCCAAACCCTCCTTTAAACTG CCCATCAAATACACACGGAGAGGATGGGGCAGCTGCACCACACCCGGGTGTGTGTTTTCATACGTCACCCGTCACAAACCGCCCCAGTGCCCAGACTGCGGCCAACATCTCGGCGGGAAGTGGGTGGCAACA GCTAAGAGAAGCTCAGTTAAAAGCACGCCATCTTCAGGAAAACAGTGTGACGACTCCAAACCTCCAGATCATCCGACAGACTCTAATGAGACGTCCAGAGACACAGAACAGACACAAGACCAGACGAACGCTTCTGTTATTACTCAGAAAACCTCTTCAGATAAAGCTCAGGACGGCGGGACCGCTGCTGCCCGCAGGGGGGGCCGTAGAAAGAGAGAGCAGATGAATGCAGTGTCACCTCAACAAACACTTGATGGCGCCATTGTCAACAGATCTGATGGAGCACAGAGCGCTGAATGCACAGCAGTCCT AGCGTTGGGTGGTGGGCAAATTCAGGTTATCACaagagaaaaaaacagcagTATTGTACAGAAACGGCGGATACGAGCTATTCTACCAGCACCTGCGCAGAATA ATGCGTCTGGCCATTCCACAGTGGTGCAGTGGATCACGGTTCCCCCTGATAAAGTCAAAACAGATGCTAGTATCATCAGAGCTG tgaaaccatcaccCAGTGAACACATGACCGGTCTGAAACCCAGCACCCTCAAACAGCTGGGTCACATGATCACACCCAGCGCCTCAGATCAG AAGCCCATCACGGTCAGCAGCAATCAGTACATCATCACGGACAACGGCGTGAAGATCCTCTCCATGGTGCCCTTCAAGAAATCAGCTGGATCCTCCCTA GCTCTGGGTTTGTCAACAGCGAGAGGTCGAGGTCGATGTAAGAACCCTGCGTGCGATTACGTCtataaaaacagacacaaaccTCAAAACTGTCCGAGCTGTGGCTGTGAGCTCGCCAACAAACCCGCCAAGAAAAGCAAACTCGTG CCGTCCGCTGAGGATGTGTCCAGTTCTGCGCTCCTGTTGGACTCGTCTCAACCTCTGAGCGGTGCTCAGAAAGAGCAGCAGCGTCACTCCACCGTCAGTCTGCTGCGCTCGTGTCTGCAGTTCCCAGAGAGCGAAAGCGAACTACAGGACGTCTTCAGCCTAATACAAGAGCTCAACAGCCAAGAGAAAGACACGGAGGAGAGCAACGGGTGGCCGAGCTTCTACGAGTCGGCAGCCACGCACTGCAGTCTGTGTCAGTACCCACTGTTTAAAGGAGACCAGAG TTCAGTTGCGGGTTTGGAGGAATGCTGGTTGTTGACGGATCGTTTGATTCGTCCCGTCACTCTGCAGGTGAAAGTCTGTACGAATCTCCAGTGTCTGGCGATACACAGTTTCACGGACCTGCATccag GTGTGTTTAATGTGGGCAATAAACTGCTGGTGACGCTGGATTTGTTCTTTAAGATGCGACATCAGATCAGAGTGGGGGACGAACCTGCACATGCTGCTCTCAGTTTAATCAAACACTCACAGACGCTCTCAG ACGGTGTGTTGAGCTCGGAGCAGGTGTCACATGTTCTGGACCTGTTCTGCAGCGGTTACTGGGCGTTTGAGTGTCTGACAGTTCGAGACTATAACGACATGATCTGTGGCGTGTGCGGCATCGCACCCAAACTGGAGATCGCGCAACGCAACACCAACAACGCTTTACTGCTCAAAAACGTGGAG TTCACGTGGCCTGATTTCCAGGCGCCGGACGAGGTGCATGTTGACGAGTTTTGGCTGACGATGGAGAACGAGGCGCTGGAGCAGGCGGCATTTCCCTCCAGCATTCCCCTCACGCGCTTCGACGCCTCCATCATCGCCCCGTTCATCCCTCCTCTCATGAGGAACACGGTCGCCATCAACACAGAGAAGGACAAAATCACCTCCGACACCCAACACAGAG gggACCCGTCGGTTCTGGTGCGTCTGATCCACGAGGGTCGTCTGATTCCAGATCAGATGGATCTGCACAGTGAAGAGGAGCTCAGAGACGTGCTGGAGAAATGTGGGATTCCCGCTGCAGAAGACAGTGCAAAG GACGGGCTGTTGGAGTCTGTGTCTTTGCTGTATTCCCAAACACAAAATGGACTCTGGACGGCACGTCAGCCACAAGCGCTCATGACGGCAGGCAAAATCAGTAAAGTCTGTCCTCATCAG GTGGTTTGCGGCTCCAAGTATATCGTCCGTAGAGAGAGCGCTCGAGATCACCTCGACCTGCTGCTTTCCTCCCGCTTCTGGCCGCCCGTGTACGTGGCGGATTGTGCCCAGAAGGTGGCGCTCTGCACTGATGTATTATACCCTGAACTGGCTTCACAGATGTGGGGGAACAATCAGGGATGTTTCTCTGATCCTGCTACAACACCACAG TACGTCTCCTGCTCGGAGCTTCAGGATCAGCCGTACAGTTTAGATCTCACAGCAGCTGAGTCAAACCCTCATCTGCACCCGCTCACCAAATCCACCTCTCGCTGGATAGTGCGACCCGACGGGCCGAACACCCCCCACGATGCCCACCATGCCATGAGCCTCTGCAAAGAGCTCGAACCCTACACCGGCATGGTCACTGAGATGTGTGACCAATCCGAGTGTGAAACTAGCAACAACGAAAGTGTGGCGGTTCGGCGTAAGGCTCTAGTGTTCGAGAACGCTGCGTATTACTACCTCTATAACAGACTGCTGGACTTCATGAGCAGCAGAGACATCGTGAACCAGCAGATCACAGAAGTGCTGAGCGCGTGCCAGCCGGGCGAGGTGGTGATGATCAGGGACGCCCTCTACAAGCTGGGAGTGGCACAGATCAACTCTGACCAGCAGGAAGTGGAGGAGGAAGGAGCTGGCGGGGAACTGGAGAAACACTCAGATGGAATTGTGTTTGAGGAAGTGATGATTGACTGA
- the LOC125275638 gene encoding SLC35A4 upstream open reading frame protein-like: MAEDKDPVTQLKDLAQLKDQLEEIQKKVENEVQAGIPQGGSLLASPFLKGFLAGYVVSRLRSSAVLGVALGTLTGIYAAQNYQVPNIESSIQDFLNSLKKGPSD, from the exons ATGGCGGAGGACAAG GATCCTGTGACCCAGCTGAAGGATCTGGCTCAGCTCAAAGACCAACTGGAGGAGATCCAGAAGAAGGTGGAGAATGAGGTTCAAGCTGGAATCCCACAG GGTGGGTCATTATTAGCGTCTCCTTTCCTGAAAGGATTCCTGGCTGGGTATGTGGTATCCAGACTGCGTTCGTCTGCCGTCTTAGgagtcgctttgggaacgctGACAGGAATCTACGCTGCTCAGAACTATCAGGTGCCCAACATTGAGTCTTCCATACAAGACTTCCTGAACTCTCTGAAGAAAGGACCCAGTGATTAG